From the genome of Triticum aestivum cultivar Chinese Spring chromosome 3B, IWGSC CS RefSeq v2.1, whole genome shotgun sequence, one region includes:
- the LOC123071533 gene encoding NAC domain-containing protein 75 isoform X1, which produces MDKGHPGYFKSMMDAKLQEQGFFASQHCVNCGHELDYKPKDMVGFPAGVKFDPTDQELIEHLESKVMKRAHSLIDDFIPTIEGEDGICYTHPEKLPGVTRNGQSKHFFHRPSKAYTTGTRKRRKIHAENELSNSKNGAETRWHKTGKTRPLMVDGRHKGCKKILVLYSNFGKARKPEKTNWVMHQYHLGDLEDEKEGELIVSKVFYQTQPRQSAAATTSTVLHEPSTNGDMEVKTPKSMKIGLADYAVVAAAAIQMQRQQQQMLKQGDEMNKGNEVQDQQQQKFDHRPAGLEGPIMACKSASTKEDVEREEEKLYHNVQRTNIPFYL; this is translated from the exons ATGGACAAGGGTCACCCAGGGTACTTCAAGTCCATGATGGACGCTAAACTCCAGGAGCAGGGGTTCTTTGCTTCCCAGCACTGCGTCAACTGCGGCCATGAGCTCGACTACAAGCCG AAGGACATGGTTGGGTTTCCTGCCGGTGTCAAGTTCGATCCGACGGACCAGGAGCTGATTGAGCACCTTGAGTCCAAGGTGATGAAGAGAGCTCACTCCCTCATCGATGACTTCATACCCACCATTGAGGGAGAAGATGGCATTTGCTACACCCATCCAGAGAAACTCCCAG GTGTGACAAGAAATGGCCAGAGCAAACACTTTTTCCACAGACCATCAAAGGCCTACACCACAGGCACGAGGAAGAGGAGAAAGATCCACGCAGAGAATGAGCTGTCCAACAGTAAAAATGGTGCTGAGACACGGTGGCACAAGACTGGCAAGACACGGCCGCTGATGGTGGACGGACGGCACAAGGGGTGCAAGAAGATCCTAGTGTTGTACAGCAACTTTGGCAAGGCACGAAAGCCAGAGAAGACTaattgggtgatgcaccagtaccacctcggcgACCTAGAGGACGAGAAGGAAGGGGAGTTGATCGTGTCGAAGGTCTTCTATCAGACACAGCCACGGCAGAGTGCCGCTGCCACGACATCGACAGTATTGCATGAGCCTTCGACTAACGGGGATATGGAGGTAAAGACGCCAAAGTCAATGAAGATTGGTCTCGCTGATTATGCGGTTGTCGCCGCGGCTGCCATCCAGATGCAGCGACAGCAGCAGCAAATGCTGAAGCAAGGTGATGAG ATGAACAAGGGAAATGAGGTGCAGGACCAACAGCAGCAGAAATTTGACCACAGGCCTGCTGGCTTGGAAGGACCAATAATGGCCTGCAAATCAGCAAGTACAAAAGAG GATGTCGAGAGGGAGGAAGAGAAATTGTATCACAATGTCCAAAGGACCAACATCCCATTTTATTTATAA
- the LOC123071533 gene encoding NAC domain-containing protein 75 isoform X2 produces MDKGHPGYFKSMMDAKLQEQGFFASQHCVNCGHELDYKPDMVGFPAGVKFDPTDQELIEHLESKVMKRAHSLIDDFIPTIEGEDGICYTHPEKLPGVTRNGQSKHFFHRPSKAYTTGTRKRRKIHAENELSNSKNGAETRWHKTGKTRPLMVDGRHKGCKKILVLYSNFGKARKPEKTNWVMHQYHLGDLEDEKEGELIVSKVFYQTQPRQSAAATTSTVLHEPSTNGDMEVKTPKSMKIGLADYAVVAAAAIQMQRQQQQMLKQGDEMNKGNEVQDQQQQKFDHRPAGLEGPIMACKSASTKEDVEREEEKLYHNVQRTNIPFYL; encoded by the exons ATGGACAAGGGTCACCCAGGGTACTTCAAGTCCATGATGGACGCTAAACTCCAGGAGCAGGGGTTCTTTGCTTCCCAGCACTGCGTCAACTGCGGCCATGAGCTCGACTACAAGCCG GACATGGTTGGGTTTCCTGCCGGTGTCAAGTTCGATCCGACGGACCAGGAGCTGATTGAGCACCTTGAGTCCAAGGTGATGAAGAGAGCTCACTCCCTCATCGATGACTTCATACCCACCATTGAGGGAGAAGATGGCATTTGCTACACCCATCCAGAGAAACTCCCAG GTGTGACAAGAAATGGCCAGAGCAAACACTTTTTCCACAGACCATCAAAGGCCTACACCACAGGCACGAGGAAGAGGAGAAAGATCCACGCAGAGAATGAGCTGTCCAACAGTAAAAATGGTGCTGAGACACGGTGGCACAAGACTGGCAAGACACGGCCGCTGATGGTGGACGGACGGCACAAGGGGTGCAAGAAGATCCTAGTGTTGTACAGCAACTTTGGCAAGGCACGAAAGCCAGAGAAGACTaattgggtgatgcaccagtaccacctcggcgACCTAGAGGACGAGAAGGAAGGGGAGTTGATCGTGTCGAAGGTCTTCTATCAGACACAGCCACGGCAGAGTGCCGCTGCCACGACATCGACAGTATTGCATGAGCCTTCGACTAACGGGGATATGGAGGTAAAGACGCCAAAGTCAATGAAGATTGGTCTCGCTGATTATGCGGTTGTCGCCGCGGCTGCCATCCAGATGCAGCGACAGCAGCAGCAAATGCTGAAGCAAGGTGATGAG ATGAACAAGGGAAATGAGGTGCAGGACCAACAGCAGCAGAAATTTGACCACAGGCCTGCTGGCTTGGAAGGACCAATAATGGCCTGCAAATCAGCAAGTACAAAAGAG GATGTCGAGAGGGAGGAAGAGAAATTGTATCACAATGTCCAAAGGACCAACATCCCATTTTATTTATAA
- the LOC123071533 gene encoding NAC domain-containing protein 75 isoform X3, translating to MDKGHPGYFKSMMDAKLQEQGFFASQHCVNCGHELDYKPKDMVGFPAGVKFDPTDQELIEHLESKVMKRAHSLIDDFIPTIEGEDGICYTHPEKLPGVTRNGQSKHFFHRPSKAYTTGTRKRRKIHAENELSNSKNGAETRWHKTGKTRPLMVDGRHKGCKKILVLYSNFGKARKPEKTNWVMHQYHLGDLEDEKEGELIVSKVFYQTQPRQSAAATTSTVLHEPSTNGDMEVKTPKSMKIGLADYAVVAAAAIQMQRQQQQMLKQGDEMNKGNEVQDQQQQKFDHRPAGLEGPIMACKSASTKEGTSTTQPEDVQWPYQY from the exons ATGGACAAGGGTCACCCAGGGTACTTCAAGTCCATGATGGACGCTAAACTCCAGGAGCAGGGGTTCTTTGCTTCCCAGCACTGCGTCAACTGCGGCCATGAGCTCGACTACAAGCCG AAGGACATGGTTGGGTTTCCTGCCGGTGTCAAGTTCGATCCGACGGACCAGGAGCTGATTGAGCACCTTGAGTCCAAGGTGATGAAGAGAGCTCACTCCCTCATCGATGACTTCATACCCACCATTGAGGGAGAAGATGGCATTTGCTACACCCATCCAGAGAAACTCCCAG GTGTGACAAGAAATGGCCAGAGCAAACACTTTTTCCACAGACCATCAAAGGCCTACACCACAGGCACGAGGAAGAGGAGAAAGATCCACGCAGAGAATGAGCTGTCCAACAGTAAAAATGGTGCTGAGACACGGTGGCACAAGACTGGCAAGACACGGCCGCTGATGGTGGACGGACGGCACAAGGGGTGCAAGAAGATCCTAGTGTTGTACAGCAACTTTGGCAAGGCACGAAAGCCAGAGAAGACTaattgggtgatgcaccagtaccacctcggcgACCTAGAGGACGAGAAGGAAGGGGAGTTGATCGTGTCGAAGGTCTTCTATCAGACACAGCCACGGCAGAGTGCCGCTGCCACGACATCGACAGTATTGCATGAGCCTTCGACTAACGGGGATATGGAGGTAAAGACGCCAAAGTCAATGAAGATTGGTCTCGCTGATTATGCGGTTGTCGCCGCGGCTGCCATCCAGATGCAGCGACAGCAGCAGCAAATGCTGAAGCAAGGTGATGAG ATGAACAAGGGAAATGAGGTGCAGGACCAACAGCAGCAGAAATTTGACCACAGGCCTGCTGGCTTGGAAGGACCAATAATGGCCTGCAAATCAGCAAGTACAAAAGAG GGAACTTCAACTACTCAGCCAGAAGATGTGCAATGGCCTTACCAGTACTAG
- the LOC123071533 gene encoding NAC domain-containing protein 75 isoform X4 has translation MDKGHPGYFKSMMDAKLQEQGFFASQHCVNCGHELDYKPDMVGFPAGVKFDPTDQELIEHLESKVMKRAHSLIDDFIPTIEGEDGICYTHPEKLPGVTRNGQSKHFFHRPSKAYTTGTRKRRKIHAENELSNSKNGAETRWHKTGKTRPLMVDGRHKGCKKILVLYSNFGKARKPEKTNWVMHQYHLGDLEDEKEGELIVSKVFYQTQPRQSAAATTSTVLHEPSTNGDMEVKTPKSMKIGLADYAVVAAAAIQMQRQQQQMLKQGDEMNKGNEVQDQQQQKFDHRPAGLEGPIMACKSASTKEGTSTTQPEDVQWPYQY, from the exons ATGGACAAGGGTCACCCAGGGTACTTCAAGTCCATGATGGACGCTAAACTCCAGGAGCAGGGGTTCTTTGCTTCCCAGCACTGCGTCAACTGCGGCCATGAGCTCGACTACAAGCCG GACATGGTTGGGTTTCCTGCCGGTGTCAAGTTCGATCCGACGGACCAGGAGCTGATTGAGCACCTTGAGTCCAAGGTGATGAAGAGAGCTCACTCCCTCATCGATGACTTCATACCCACCATTGAGGGAGAAGATGGCATTTGCTACACCCATCCAGAGAAACTCCCAG GTGTGACAAGAAATGGCCAGAGCAAACACTTTTTCCACAGACCATCAAAGGCCTACACCACAGGCACGAGGAAGAGGAGAAAGATCCACGCAGAGAATGAGCTGTCCAACAGTAAAAATGGTGCTGAGACACGGTGGCACAAGACTGGCAAGACACGGCCGCTGATGGTGGACGGACGGCACAAGGGGTGCAAGAAGATCCTAGTGTTGTACAGCAACTTTGGCAAGGCACGAAAGCCAGAGAAGACTaattgggtgatgcaccagtaccacctcggcgACCTAGAGGACGAGAAGGAAGGGGAGTTGATCGTGTCGAAGGTCTTCTATCAGACACAGCCACGGCAGAGTGCCGCTGCCACGACATCGACAGTATTGCATGAGCCTTCGACTAACGGGGATATGGAGGTAAAGACGCCAAAGTCAATGAAGATTGGTCTCGCTGATTATGCGGTTGTCGCCGCGGCTGCCATCCAGATGCAGCGACAGCAGCAGCAAATGCTGAAGCAAGGTGATGAG ATGAACAAGGGAAATGAGGTGCAGGACCAACAGCAGCAGAAATTTGACCACAGGCCTGCTGGCTTGGAAGGACCAATAATGGCCTGCAAATCAGCAAGTACAAAAGAG GGAACTTCAACTACTCAGCCAGAAGATGTGCAATGGCCTTACCAGTACTAG